Proteins found in one Nocardia brasiliensis ATCC 700358 genomic segment:
- a CDS encoding DUF6319 family protein gives MSKAPAPKPSPAGAKPAKAAARPKAKTPEVTVTLTGTADGEWSVDVVSGKKRAVRGLAVPSSAVAQAAKILHPEVADVVAGILDAAREAQEAKVQALQAELEAARRLLEELAD, from the coding sequence GTGAGCAAGGCGCCCGCACCCAAGCCGAGCCCGGCCGGCGCGAAGCCCGCCAAGGCGGCGGCCCGCCCGAAGGCGAAGACGCCCGAGGTCACGGTCACGCTGACCGGTACCGCCGACGGCGAATGGTCCGTCGACGTGGTCAGCGGCAAGAAGCGCGCGGTGCGCGGCCTCGCCGTGCCCAGTTCCGCGGTGGCGCAGGCCGCCAAGATCCTGCACCCCGAGGTGGCCGACGTGGTGGCCGGCATCCTCGATGCCGCGCGGGAGGCCCAGGAGGCCAAGGTGCAGGCCTTGCAGGCCGAACTGGAAGCGGCCCGGCGGCTGCTCGAGGAACTGGCCGACTAG
- a CDS encoding TetR/AcrR family transcriptional regulator, with the protein MRTNPSPAGSNLRDEQKQQTRARLLACAKELFTDRGYAAVRVDDIAAAVGCSRATFYLHFNSKQEVLRAIAEQGTAPSALHFYEDLDRVLDTGSRAEFVAWVTRAIAWFHEHKDLLPAWDEATALESEFREIARNGIMALPNAMTSYLARWPADRADEARLRVELLVAQLERFFTRWAVQGTINVSAERAAEVLADIWFPALQAPPDRN; encoded by the coding sequence TTGCGCACCAACCCGAGCCCGGCGGGCAGCAACCTGCGGGACGAACAGAAGCAGCAGACCAGGGCTCGCCTGCTGGCCTGCGCCAAGGAGCTGTTCACCGACCGGGGCTACGCCGCGGTGCGGGTGGACGACATCGCCGCCGCTGTCGGTTGCAGTCGCGCCACCTTCTACCTGCACTTCAACTCCAAGCAGGAGGTGCTGCGCGCGATCGCCGAACAGGGCACGGCCCCGAGCGCGCTGCATTTCTACGAGGATCTGGACCGGGTGCTCGACACCGGTTCGCGGGCCGAGTTCGTCGCCTGGGTGACCCGGGCGATCGCCTGGTTCCACGAGCACAAGGACCTGCTGCCCGCCTGGGACGAGGCCACCGCGCTGGAGTCGGAGTTCCGCGAGATCGCGCGCAACGGGATCATGGCGCTGCCCAACGCGATGACCTCCTACCTCGCGCGCTGGCCCGCCGACCGCGCGGACGAGGCGCGGCTGCGAGTGGAACTGCTTGTCGCCCAACTCGAACGCTTCTTCACCCGCTGGGCCGTCCAGGGCACCATCAACGTGTCCGCGGAGCGGGCCGCGGAGGTGCTCGCCGACATCTGGTTCCCCGCGCTGCAGGCGCCGCCCGACCGGAACTGA
- a CDS encoding flavin-containing monooxygenase, with protein MTPTELPRVAVIGAGPSGITAAKRLQDHGIPFDCFEASDEVGGNWYFKNPNGMSACYQSLHIDTSKFRLAFEDFPVPADWPDFPHHSQLFQYFKDYVDHFGLREKILFGTVVTAAERAPDDSWLVTSSDGHTRRYDVLIVCNGHHWDPNLPDYPGEFDGVLLHSHAYNDPFDPVDMRGKRVVVVGMGNSGLDIASELSQRFLAAKLTVSARRGVWVLPKYVHGKVGDKQSVPSWIPRKVSLRLKQRFVRKFRGDMEFYGLPKPDHRPFEAHPSASEEFLHRAGCGDIAFKPAITALAGPRVRFADGSTEEVDVIVCATGYRINFPFFADPDLLPDARNRFPLFQHMMKPGVPDLFFLGLAQPLPTLVNFAEQQSKFVAAYLTGNYLPPAVPEMNAAVRAAEAARTGRYYDSPRHTIQVEFEPYVRAMRREMAEGAKRAAAAGNPLPVPARALERA; from the coding sequence ATGACTCCAACCGAACTCCCCCGCGTCGCCGTGATCGGTGCGGGCCCGTCCGGGATCACCGCCGCCAAACGATTACAGGACCACGGCATCCCGTTCGATTGCTTCGAGGCCTCCGACGAGGTCGGCGGCAATTGGTATTTCAAGAATCCGAACGGCATGTCGGCGTGTTATCAATCGCTGCACATAGATACGAGCAAATTCCGGCTCGCCTTCGAGGATTTCCCGGTGCCCGCGGATTGGCCGGACTTCCCGCACCATTCGCAGTTGTTCCAGTACTTCAAGGATTACGTCGATCATTTCGGGCTGCGCGAGAAGATCCTTTTCGGCACCGTGGTGACCGCCGCCGAACGGGCGCCCGACGACAGCTGGCTGGTGACGAGCAGCGACGGCCACACGCGCCGCTACGACGTGTTGATCGTGTGCAATGGGCACCACTGGGATCCGAATCTGCCCGACTATCCCGGGGAATTCGACGGCGTGCTGCTGCACAGCCACGCCTACAACGATCCGTTCGATCCGGTGGACATGCGCGGCAAGCGGGTGGTGGTCGTCGGGATGGGCAACTCCGGACTCGATATCGCCTCGGAGCTGTCCCAGCGCTTCCTCGCCGCGAAACTCACCGTCTCGGCCCGGCGCGGTGTCTGGGTGCTGCCCAAGTACGTGCACGGCAAGGTCGGCGACAAACAGTCGGTGCCGAGCTGGATTCCGCGCAAGGTGTCGCTGCGGCTCAAACAGCGGTTCGTCCGGAAGTTCCGGGGCGACATGGAGTTCTACGGCCTGCCCAAACCGGACCATCGCCCGTTCGAGGCGCATCCCTCGGCCAGTGAGGAGTTCCTGCACCGGGCCGGCTGCGGCGATATCGCCTTCAAGCCGGCGATCACCGCGCTGGCGGGTCCGCGGGTGCGTTTCGCCGACGGCAGCACCGAGGAGGTGGACGTGATCGTCTGCGCCACCGGCTATCGGATCAACTTCCCGTTCTTCGCCGATCCGGACCTGTTGCCGGACGCCCGAAATCGGTTCCCGCTGTTCCAGCACATGATGAAACCCGGTGTGCCCGACCTGTTCTTCCTCGGATTGGCGCAGCCGCTGCCGACGCTGGTGAACTTCGCCGAGCAGCAGAGCAAGTTCGTCGCCGCCTATCTCACCGGCAACTATCTGCCGCCCGCGGTACCGGAGATGAACGCGGCCGTCCGCGCGGCGGAGGCCGCCCGGACCGGCCGCTACTACGACTCGCCCAGGCACACCATCCAGGTGGAGTTCGAACCATACGTGCGGGCGATGCGGCGGGAAATGGCCGAGGGCGCGAAACGCGCTGCGGCGGCGGGTAACCCGTTGCCTGTGCCGGCCCGAGCGCTGGAGCGCGCGTGA
- a CDS encoding EstA family serine hydrolase yields MTGEPRTAGYCADRFADVRTELENHLAAGEELGAALCVTVDGVAEVDLWGGYRDVERTQPWTADTLVNVFSISKTMTALSALLLVDRGELDVHQRVAHYWPEFAANGKGDIEIRHLLGHTSGVSGWAPPIELRDIYDAEPACARLAAQPPWWEPGTASGYHALNYGHLIGEVVRRVTGQTLGRFFAAELAEPLGADFHIGTPAAHHDRIAPLVPPPQLEFDLAALDQDSVLVKTLTNPLLDLAETASTRWREAEIGAVNGHGNARSVARVQSLVSCGGVLDGRRFLSERTIELIFDQQSDGIDLALLVPLRFGLGYGLPQAQTAPAVPDGRVCWWAGYGGAMVVNDLDRRITVAYTMNKMAPGLIGSPRADAYLRAVFDAVRAEQEASA; encoded by the coding sequence GTGACCGGCGAGCCGCGGACCGCGGGATACTGCGCGGACCGGTTCGCGGACGTGCGCACGGAATTGGAGAACCACCTCGCCGCCGGCGAAGAACTCGGCGCGGCCCTCTGCGTCACGGTGGACGGCGTCGCGGAGGTCGACCTCTGGGGCGGCTATCGCGATGTCGAGCGCACGCAGCCGTGGACGGCCGACACCCTGGTCAACGTGTTCTCGATCAGCAAGACGATGACCGCGCTCAGCGCGCTGCTGCTGGTCGACCGCGGCGAGCTCGACGTGCACCAGCGGGTGGCGCACTATTGGCCCGAATTTGCCGCGAACGGCAAGGGCGACATCGAGATCCGGCACCTGCTCGGCCACACCTCCGGGGTCTCGGGCTGGGCGCCGCCGATCGAGTTGCGCGATATCTACGACGCCGAGCCCGCCTGCGCCCGCCTCGCCGCCCAGCCGCCGTGGTGGGAGCCGGGCACCGCCTCGGGCTATCACGCGCTGAACTACGGGCACCTGATCGGCGAGGTGGTGCGGCGCGTCACGGGACAGACGCTGGGCCGGTTCTTCGCCGCCGAACTCGCCGAGCCGCTCGGCGCGGACTTCCACATCGGCACGCCCGCAGCACATCACGACCGCATCGCGCCCCTCGTGCCGCCGCCGCAGCTCGAATTCGACCTGGCCGCACTGGATCAGGACAGCGTGCTGGTCAAAACGCTGACCAACCCGCTGCTCGACCTCGCCGAGACCGCGAGCACCAGGTGGCGCGAGGCCGAGATCGGCGCGGTGAACGGGCACGGCAACGCCCGCTCGGTGGCGCGGGTGCAGTCGCTGGTGTCCTGCGGTGGTGTGCTCGACGGCCGGCGTTTCCTGTCGGAGCGGACCATCGAGCTGATCTTCGACCAGCAGTCCGACGGTATCGATCTCGCGCTGCTGGTGCCGTTGCGCTTCGGCCTCGGCTACGGACTGCCGCAGGCGCAGACCGCACCCGCGGTACCGGACGGCCGGGTCTGCTGGTGGGCGGGCTACGGCGGCGCGATGGTGGTCAACGACCTGGACCGGCGCATCACCGTCGCGTACACCATGAACAAGATGGCGCCCGGCCTGATCGGTTCCCCACGCGCCGACGCCTACCTGCGCGCGGTGTTCGACGCGGTCCGCGCCGAGCAAGAAGCTTCGGCATGA
- a CDS encoding NAD(P)-dependent alcohol dehydrogenase → MRALQLTGPGVVELREVPVPEIGSGELLLRVGAAGICHSDLHVLHLPFRLRTEPLTLGHEVAGTIEAVGEAVEGRSAGERGVVYLCWSCGRCRECVSGNENVCLAAGRTAMPPCPGLGPDGGMAEYLRMPADAFVPIGDLDFRQAAPLADAALTSYHAIRGAREQLRPGSVAVVIGVGGLGHAAVQILTATSATEVLAVDVAADKLELATRGGAAAGLRAGPGTAQQILDRTDGRGADAVFDFVGNDQTCALAVATVAPNGAYRMIGLGGGTPEITAAPAGGPGWPWGASIRKSYGGTKSDLIESVALARSGKLEIAVEQYALADGRAALDRLERGLVTGRAVVVP, encoded by the coding sequence ATGCGCGCCTTGCAGCTCACCGGTCCCGGCGTCGTCGAGCTGCGCGAGGTACCGGTCCCCGAGATCGGGTCGGGCGAGCTGCTGCTGCGGGTCGGCGCGGCCGGGATCTGCCATTCCGATCTGCATGTGCTGCACCTGCCGTTCCGGCTGCGCACGGAGCCGCTGACACTCGGACACGAAGTCGCGGGAACCATCGAGGCGGTCGGCGAGGCGGTCGAAGGCCGCAGCGCCGGCGAACGCGGCGTCGTCTACCTGTGCTGGTCGTGCGGCCGGTGCCGAGAGTGCGTGTCCGGCAACGAGAACGTCTGCCTGGCCGCGGGCCGCACCGCGATGCCGCCGTGCCCCGGGCTCGGTCCGGACGGGGGCATGGCCGAGTACCTGCGCATGCCGGCCGACGCGTTCGTGCCGATCGGCGATCTCGATTTCCGGCAGGCCGCTCCGCTCGCGGACGCGGCACTGACCAGCTACCACGCGATCCGCGGTGCACGCGAGCAGTTGCGGCCGGGCTCGGTGGCAGTGGTGATCGGCGTCGGCGGGCTGGGGCACGCGGCGGTGCAGATCCTCACCGCGACCAGCGCGACCGAGGTGCTCGCGGTCGACGTCGCCGCGGACAAGCTGGAATTGGCGACGCGCGGTGGCGCGGCCGCAGGGCTGCGGGCCGGACCGGGCACCGCGCAGCAGATCCTCGACCGCACCGACGGCCGTGGCGCCGACGCGGTATTCGACTTCGTCGGCAACGACCAGACCTGCGCGCTCGCCGTCGCCACGGTCGCGCCGAACGGCGCCTACCGGATGATCGGCCTGGGCGGCGGCACGCCGGAGATCACCGCGGCGCCCGCGGGCGGCCCGGGCTGGCCGTGGGGTGCCTCGATCCGAAAGTCGTACGGCGGCACCAAATCCGATCTGATCGAGTCCGTCGCGCTGGCTCGTTCGGGCAAGCTCGAGATCGCGGTCGAGCAGTACGCACTGGCCGACGGGCGCGCGGCGCTCGACCGGCTCGAGCGTGGGCTGGTCACCGGTCGCGCGGTAGTGGTTCCATGA
- a CDS encoding class I adenylate-forming enzyme family protein — protein MTKPFDAQAFAAAAVARLTGPGGRFEMVVEEVLGAPMPVLRNRARSLGEVLATAKDWGARDYLVTEDRRISFAEHASAVDALAAALRDRYGVGRGDRIGILAANTPEWVCTFWAAQQLGAIAVGYNAWWTPREIAYGVEHTAPAVLIVDAKRAALVAELDIRMPVLTMEHDLPALLAEFAGATTALAPVAEDDPAVVLYTSGTSGRPKGAVHSHRNLLAVIGYHQFNDALAAEFAGAGDIPNGRRFLLTSPLFHIASLHNLVVPRLVTGDTAVLYQGGFDADRVLRLIERERVTNWGAMPTMATRLLERDLSGYDLSSLVSFSLNSAPSSAALQQQLRERLPVARTALVTSYGLTESSTAATIATPAELAAFPDTVGRPVIGAEVQIRDSAGQIVPDGAEGEICVRSPYVMLGYWNDDVATAAAITADRWLRTGDIGVLTDGRLRLSGRRSDLILRGGENVYPVEIEQCLDEHPAVRECAVVGIPDPDLGQQVAAVVVLENPAATTEAELRAFAAERLAYYKVPARWRLTTTELPRNATGKVVRTGIEI, from the coding sequence ATGACGAAGCCGTTCGATGCACAGGCGTTCGCCGCAGCGGCCGTGGCCCGTTTGACCGGCCCCGGCGGCCGCTTCGAGATGGTGGTCGAGGAGGTGCTCGGTGCGCCGATGCCGGTGCTGCGCAACCGAGCCCGCTCGCTGGGCGAGGTACTGGCCACCGCGAAGGACTGGGGTGCGCGCGATTATCTGGTGACCGAGGACCGCAGGATCTCGTTCGCCGAGCACGCGAGCGCGGTCGACGCGTTGGCCGCGGCGCTGCGGGACCGGTACGGCGTCGGCCGGGGCGACCGCATCGGCATTCTGGCGGCCAACACCCCGGAATGGGTCTGCACGTTCTGGGCGGCACAGCAGCTCGGCGCGATCGCGGTGGGTTACAACGCGTGGTGGACGCCGCGGGAGATCGCCTACGGCGTCGAGCACACGGCCCCCGCCGTGCTCATCGTCGACGCGAAGCGCGCGGCCCTGGTCGCGGAGCTGGATATCCGGATGCCCGTGCTCACCATGGAGCACGACCTGCCCGCGTTGCTCGCCGAGTTCGCCGGGGCGACAACGGCCCTCGCGCCGGTGGCCGAAGACGACCCCGCCGTCGTCCTCTACACCAGCGGCACGAGCGGGCGGCCGAAAGGCGCGGTGCACTCGCATCGAAACCTGCTGGCGGTCATCGGCTATCACCAGTTCAACGACGCGCTCGCGGCCGAGTTCGCGGGCGCCGGTGACATACCGAACGGCCGCAGGTTTCTGCTCACCTCGCCGCTGTTCCACATCGCCAGCCTGCACAACCTCGTGGTGCCCCGGCTGGTGACCGGCGACACCGCGGTGCTCTATCAGGGTGGCTTCGACGCCGACCGGGTGCTGCGGCTCATCGAACGCGAACGTGTCACCAATTGGGGCGCCATGCCGACCATGGCGACCCGGCTGCTCGAACGCGACCTGTCCGGGTACGACCTGTCCTCGCTGGTGTCCTTCTCGCTGAACTCCGCTCCGTCCTCGGCGGCACTGCAACAGCAACTGCGCGAACGGCTTCCGGTCGCGCGGACCGCGCTGGTCACCAGTTACGGGCTCACCGAGTCCAGCACGGCGGCCACCATCGCCACCCCGGCCGAACTGGCCGCGTTCCCGGATACCGTGGGCCGCCCCGTGATCGGGGCCGAGGTGCAGATCCGCGACAGCGCCGGGCAGATCGTGCCGGACGGCGCCGAGGGCGAGATCTGCGTGCGCAGCCCGTATGTGATGCTCGGGTACTGGAACGACGACGTAGCCACCGCGGCGGCGATCACCGCCGACCGCTGGCTGCGCACCGGCGATATCGGCGTGCTCACCGACGGCCGGCTGCGATTGTCCGGGCGGCGTTCGGATCTCATCCTGCGCGGCGGCGAGAACGTCTATCCCGTCGAGATCGAACAGTGCCTCGACGAGCATCCCGCGGTCCGCGAGTGCGCCGTCGTCGGCATCCCGGACCCGGATCTCGGTCAGCAGGTCGCGGCCGTGGTCGTACTCGAAAACCCCGCGGCGACAACCGAAGCGGAGTTGCGCGCGTTCGCCGCGGAACGGCTCGCCTACTACAAGGTGCCCGCGCGCTGGCGCCTCACCACCACCGAGCTGCCGCGCAACGCCACCGGCAAAGTGGTGCGCACGGGGATCGAGATCTGA
- a CDS encoding alpha/beta fold hydrolase — MDVFEHQGRAVAYDRVGSGTPVVFLHNAGTQRHIWDDQVAALRDEHEVFAIDLPGYGQSEQPAAGYRLADYVRMLGAFLDAHRLASVALVGNCLGSATALRYAMDRPERVRALVLINPLTWDTVRSGQSAGLAWADARLPLGPLARRLALPGPAVSLIVGNQLGARGRAQQLQNSPRLRAHWSDRGRLQALHGLVQDFPAFAAFDEFTPPAAFPPICTIWGKQNRILSARAGARLSRTLRAHTAVELPDCGHLPMVEDPAGVSAVITDFLATAHRATVPKAAGGL; from the coding sequence GTGGACGTTTTCGAGCATCAGGGCAGGGCTGTGGCCTACGACCGGGTGGGCAGCGGGACGCCGGTCGTCTTCCTGCACAACGCGGGCACCCAGCGCCACATCTGGGACGATCAGGTGGCGGCGCTGCGCGACGAGCACGAGGTGTTCGCGATCGATCTGCCCGGCTACGGGCAATCCGAGCAGCCCGCGGCGGGCTATCGCCTCGCCGACTACGTGCGGATGCTCGGCGCCTTCCTCGACGCGCACCGGCTCGCGAGCGTGGCGCTCGTCGGCAATTGCCTCGGCAGCGCCACCGCCCTGCGCTACGCGATGGACCGCCCGGAGCGGGTGCGCGCGCTCGTGCTGATCAACCCGCTCACCTGGGACACCGTCCGTTCCGGTCAGTCGGCGGGCCTGGCTTGGGCGGACGCACGGCTCCCGCTGGGCCCGCTGGCCCGCAGGCTGGCGTTGCCCGGCCCCGCGGTGTCGCTGATCGTCGGCAACCAGCTCGGCGCCCGCGGCCGCGCCCAGCAGTTGCAGAACTCGCCGCGGCTGCGCGCGCACTGGTCCGATCGCGGCCGGCTGCAGGCCCTGCACGGCTTGGTGCAGGACTTCCCCGCCTTCGCGGCCTTCGACGAATTCACCCCGCCCGCCGCCTTCCCACCGATCTGCACGATCTGGGGTAAGCAGAACCGCATCCTGTCGGCTCGCGCCGGTGCCCGGCTCAGCCGCACGCTGCGCGCCCATACCGCCGTGGAACTGCCCGATTGCGGTCACCTGCCGATGGTCGAGGACCCGGCCGGGGTCAGCGCCGTCATCACCGACTTCCTCGCGACCGCGCACCGGGCCACGGTCCCCAAGGCCGCGGGTGGTCTCTGA
- a CDS encoding DoxX family protein has product MLLRRLARPLLATVFVVEGVDTLRHPESRVKAATELVQRGQRRLSEQYAAKLPNDPGTVVQVNAAAQVAGGVLLALGKAPRLAALVLAATVVPATVTEQDFWNEPDPAQKAAKRNAFLKDLGLLGGLMIAAADTEGKPSLGWRGRRAARGAAATVSAALPFTGSSDGAATEGLRRRAHEVASAAGALGSTAATKGSELADTVQQHGPEWAAAAKEHAAPLVETAKERGAELADVAKHRGAELAERARNRGPKWAELAKERSAELAELAKERGAELADVAKHRGAEWAEVAKERSAELAETARERSAELADTARDRAPELAETARKRGGRFADTARHRVEQRLH; this is encoded by the coding sequence ATGTTGTTGCGCCGACTTGCCCGCCCACTACTTGCCACTGTCTTCGTCGTGGAGGGTGTCGATACGCTGCGGCACCCGGAGTCACGCGTGAAGGCGGCCACCGAGCTGGTGCAGCGCGGCCAGCGACGGCTGTCCGAGCAGTACGCCGCGAAATTGCCGAACGATCCGGGGACCGTCGTGCAGGTCAACGCCGCCGCGCAGGTAGCTGGCGGTGTGCTCCTCGCCCTAGGCAAGGCGCCACGCCTGGCCGCGCTGGTGCTCGCGGCGACCGTGGTCCCGGCCACGGTCACCGAACAGGACTTCTGGAACGAACCCGATCCCGCGCAGAAGGCGGCCAAGCGCAACGCCTTCCTCAAGGACCTCGGGCTGCTCGGCGGGCTGATGATCGCGGCCGCCGATACGGAGGGCAAGCCGTCGCTGGGCTGGCGCGGCAGGCGCGCCGCCCGTGGCGCGGCCGCGACGGTCAGTGCCGCGCTGCCGTTCACGGGATCCTCGGACGGCGCCGCGACCGAGGGGCTGCGCCGCCGGGCACACGAAGTCGCTTCGGCGGCAGGCGCTCTCGGCAGCACCGCGGCCACCAAGGGTTCCGAACTGGCCGACACCGTGCAGCAGCACGGCCCCGAATGGGCCGCCGCCGCAAAGGAACACGCGGCACCGCTGGTGGAGACCGCCAAGGAACGCGGCGCCGAACTCGCCGACGTGGCCAAGCATCGCGGCGCCGAACTCGCCGAGCGCGCCAGGAACCGCGGACCCAAATGGGCCGAACTGGCCAAGGAACGCAGCGCCGAACTCGCCGAACTGGCCAAGGAACGCGGCGCGGAGCTGGCCGATGTCGCCAAGCACCGCGGCGCCGAGTGGGCCGAGGTCGCCAAGGAACGCAGCGCCGAGCTGGCTGAAACCGCGCGTGAGCGCAGCGCCGAACTCGCCGACACCGCCCGCGACCGCGCCCCCGAACTCGCCGAGACCGCCCGCAAGCGCGGCGGCCGGTTCGCGGACACGGCCCGGCACCGGGTGGAGCAGCGGCTGCACTGA
- a CDS encoding STAS domain-containing protein — protein sequence MSSNDDARYAAAPPDRSAEVADLLRFSVFRPRHDIAMMMVYGQIDLWTAPSFRDQLSRVIGARSTVIVIDLSPVTFLSAAGLRVLFDAQAHLEKMCRRMVLITKTRCVDRAIEVTGLASSFRRVRSLDAVLADRGVGYEESA from the coding sequence ATGTCCAGCAACGACGATGCGCGGTACGCCGCTGCTCCGCCGGACAGGTCGGCCGAAGTCGCTGACCTGCTTCGTTTTTCGGTGTTCCGCCCACGGCACGATATCGCGATGATGATGGTGTACGGCCAGATCGATCTCTGGACCGCGCCGAGCTTCCGCGATCAGCTGAGTCGAGTCATCGGCGCCCGATCCACGGTGATCGTCATCGATCTCTCGCCGGTCACCTTTCTGTCCGCCGCCGGCCTGCGCGTGCTGTTCGACGCCCAGGCGCATCTCGAAAAGATGTGTCGGCGAATGGTTTTGATCACGAAGACGCGGTGCGTCGATCGTGCGATCGAGGTAACCGGCTTGGCGTCCAGCTTCCGCCGGGTGCGGTCGCTGGACGCCGTGCTGGCCGATCGTGGCGTGGGATACGAAGAGTCGGCCTAG
- the scoE gene encoding (3R)-3-[(carboxymethyl)amino]fatty acid oxygenase/decarboxylase, whose product MQRTAMRISPQGDFGVVIEDFDPASQEDIRAVKRAVYRERIAVVKGVELDPHQFLALASGFGEPVRYYEPIYHHPDVPEVFVSSNVGSGPQRVGVPKTGKFWHSDYGFMPRPFDLTFILPQVVPQHSRGTYFLDLVAAYRGLSPELQRELTDTVATHSVARYFKIRPSDVYRPISEVLAEIEAKTPPVHLPTVHPHPHTGEPVLYLSEGFTTSITGADGTDRPELLRELLGVTGQLDETCTHPAIRLQTFERGDLLIWDNRAMVHRALHNATAEPAVSHRVTVYDDEPGVPA is encoded by the coding sequence ATGCAGCGAACAGCCATGCGGATCAGCCCGCAGGGAGATTTCGGTGTGGTGATCGAGGACTTCGACCCCGCATCGCAGGAAGACATCCGTGCGGTCAAGCGGGCGGTGTACCGCGAGCGCATCGCCGTGGTCAAGGGCGTCGAGCTCGATCCGCACCAATTCCTCGCGCTGGCAAGCGGTTTCGGCGAACCGGTGCGGTACTACGAGCCGATCTACCACCACCCCGACGTACCCGAGGTATTCGTATCGTCCAACGTCGGCAGCGGTCCCCAGCGGGTCGGCGTGCCCAAGACCGGGAAGTTCTGGCATTCGGACTACGGGTTCATGCCCCGCCCGTTCGACCTGACCTTCATCCTGCCCCAGGTGGTGCCCCAGCACAGCCGTGGCACCTACTTCCTCGATCTGGTCGCCGCCTATCGCGGGCTCAGCCCTGAACTGCAGCGCGAACTCACGGACACGGTCGCCACCCACAGCGTGGCCCGCTACTTCAAGATCCGGCCGAGCGATGTCTATCGGCCCATTTCCGAGGTGCTCGCCGAAATCGAGGCCAAAACACCGCCGGTGCACCTGCCCACGGTGCATCCGCACCCCCACACCGGCGAGCCGGTGCTCTACCTCAGCGAGGGCTTCACCACGTCCATCACCGGTGCGGACGGTACCGACCGCCCCGAGTTGCTGCGCGAATTACTCGGTGTCACCGGACAACTCGACGAGACCTGCACGCATCCGGCGATCCGGTTGCAGACCTTCGAGCGGGGCGATCTGCTGATCTGGGACAACCGCGCCATGGTGCACCGGGCGCTGCACAACGCCACCGCCGAGCCCGCGGTGTCGCATCGGGTCACCGTGTACGACGACGAACCGGGCGTTCCGGCATGA
- a CDS encoding FcoT family thioesterase, with the protein MTDRVFPDDPLLLARVLHCYKPHCRYLRTLEVRSSGEKVTATGTFEIPESCYIDATGHLNSVEVNICYNQMLYQTIAVMVRGQLGVFAEWTMDDFWRRQLPDILITRFHSDFRRPIDPRRFSGEFTLDDSRERTSSLDGTPFTALDTSFRCWDDHGGHCAGVVRLAVVDAARALGAAR; encoded by the coding sequence ATGACCGATCGGGTGTTCCCGGACGATCCGTTGCTGCTGGCGCGGGTCCTGCACTGCTACAAGCCGCACTGCCGCTATCTGCGCACGCTCGAGGTCCGATCGTCGGGCGAGAAGGTCACCGCCACCGGAACTTTCGAGATACCCGAGTCCTGCTATATCGACGCGACCGGCCACCTCAACTCGGTCGAGGTGAACATCTGCTACAACCAGATGCTCTATCAGACCATCGCGGTCATGGTGCGCGGGCAGCTCGGGGTGTTCGCCGAGTGGACGATGGACGATTTCTGGCGACGCCAGCTGCCGGACATTCTGATCACCCGCTTCCACAGCGATTTCCGCAGGCCGATCGACCCACGCCGGTTCTCCGGTGAGTTCACCCTCGATGACAGCCGGGAGCGCACGAGCTCGCTCGACGGCACGCCGTTCACCGCGTTGGACACCTCGTTCCGCTGCTGGGACGACCACGGCGGCCACTGCGCGGGCGTCGTCCGGTTGGCCGTCGTCGACGCGGCCCGCGCCCTGGGGGCCGCGCGATGA